From the Flavimarina sp. Hel_I_48 genome, one window contains:
- the fabD gene encoding ACP S-malonyltransferase has product MKAYIFPGQGAQFTGMGKEVYESSAEAKKLFEKANDILGFDITKIMFEGSADELKETKVTQPAIFIHSVALFKSLNNARPDMVAGHSLGEFSALVANGCLSYEAGLKLVAHRAQAMQKACENTPSTMAAVLGLDDETVEAVCADVDGVVVAANYNCPGQLIISGENKAVEEACERLKERGAKRALLLPVGGAFHSPLMEPAREELAAAIENTTFDKPKCPIYQNVSTFAVKKPEEIKENLLFQLTSPVKWTQSVQKMIENGASEFIEVGPGKVLQGLVKKIDRNVETKSASLD; this is encoded by the coding sequence ATGAAAGCATATATATTTCCCGGTCAGGGAGCGCAATTTACAGGGATGGGCAAAGAGGTGTATGAATCCTCAGCAGAAGCGAAAAAACTATTTGAAAAAGCCAATGATATTTTGGGTTTTGATATTACAAAAATAATGTTTGAAGGCAGCGCTGATGAACTAAAGGAAACCAAAGTTACCCAGCCCGCTATTTTTATTCATTCTGTGGCACTTTTTAAAAGTTTGAATAATGCGCGCCCAGATATGGTTGCAGGTCATTCTTTAGGTGAATTTTCTGCTCTCGTGGCCAATGGATGTTTGAGCTATGAAGCCGGACTGAAATTAGTCGCGCACAGAGCTCAGGCGATGCAAAAGGCTTGTGAAAATACACCCTCTACCATGGCCGCAGTCTTAGGACTGGATGATGAAACGGTGGAAGCTGTTTGTGCTGACGTTGACGGCGTGGTCGTTGCCGCTAACTATAACTGTCCGGGTCAGTTAATAATATCTGGAGAAAATAAAGCAGTCGAAGAAGCTTGTGAGCGCCTTAAAGAGCGTGGTGCAAAACGTGCTTTGCTATTGCCTGTGGGCGGCGCGTTTCATTCTCCCTTAATGGAACCTGCACGCGAAGAGCTTGCCGCGGCCATAGAGAACACGACTTTTGACAAACCAAAATGTCCCATTTATCAAAACGTAAGTACGTTTGCGGTTAAAAAACCGGAAGAAATAAAAGAAAACCTGCTCTTCCAACTTACTTCTCCCGTAAAATGGACACAGAGCGTTCAGAAAATGATAGAAAATGGAGCTTCAGAGTTTATTGAAGTTGGCCCAGGGAAAGTACTTCAGGGTCTCGTGAAAAAAATAGACCGAAATGTCGAAACAAAAAGTGCCAGTTTAGACTAG